In Corynebacterium aquatimens, one genomic interval encodes:
- a CDS encoding Rib/alpha-like domain-containing protein: MKNRRISTLAIAGLTSLAVAISPVTAPNTSVLSAAVAQAQNSALSFTEGPATVKYNTPANFTVTVPNAETGSKVQFFLDNVPVATVSVSGGTAAARITPKSYGQHKVIARYVDPQGFNPRADINRTFTTAVDIQPIIKAGPYDGSDDEIYDSRFKSGSNLVTGTQAKPFVVQPGAAYTQQVTMKVVDAGTVTYEIGINPPAGATYVAGRRTDDTGKNIIRRGKADGTASLENGGGDSRSIWGTTGEVKYGAFYAFTWRGTAPKVNPGYVALDAYSTLGNLNRTFVIEGDFKAPTTPGLYLSQMGYFKFRTGPTHFLRLMDNGYIRVAEPKLPDRKQRTNSTVKVAANQKFVAKQAGNLEITVTPSNASGTVTVKHGDRVIVNGASVTGGKASIANVKFDEPGTPELTLEFTSTTPGVNNSTGKGNVTVVEPAATTTLELEVPKYAVVGDFTPLKAKVAPAAAGRIDFYDGETLIDGSDVDDEGNGSIDAVLENEGDRTIRAVFVPGDKEKFEGSEDTQTLKVYAEEPQAEVNEPEANTNPAPVVIGSEDPKPEDYIANAGDLPDGTKYEWKDKPDFTKEGEQDATVVVTYPDGSVDEVPVKVIVEKPKSSNPSTTSAAAPTTTSAATSTAPTTTTSAATSTAATSTTSTTTAASSATSTTTSGKATTTTSATSTAATTPRTTSGTKPTTTAAPTKPTATATNTTTATAVATTTATETKSDADTYNPKPISTVPTVSDGKLPAPAGLIANVDKLPGGTVVSWDQKPDLTKSGDNKGTIKIAYPDGTADQVEVTVPVKAVTTATATATATSTAGTKPTTGVQTTTATTSATAPTITTTTTSAQPSTTTEKQSSGSSQKEQNQGSSAPTWLKVLLGILFTVIGIGAGFFAWNQFGPK; the protein is encoded by the coding sequence ATGAAAAACCGCAGGATCTCCACCCTGGCTATCGCCGGGCTGACCTCCCTGGCCGTAGCCATCAGCCCCGTGACCGCTCCGAACACGTCCGTTCTTTCCGCCGCCGTGGCGCAGGCGCAGAACTCTGCGCTCTCCTTCACCGAGGGCCCGGCGACCGTCAAGTACAACACTCCCGCGAACTTCACCGTGACAGTCCCGAACGCTGAAACGGGTTCCAAAGTTCAGTTCTTCCTGGACAACGTTCCTGTCGCTACCGTTTCTGTTTCCGGCGGTACCGCAGCTGCGAGGATCACTCCAAAGTCCTACGGCCAACACAAGGTCATCGCCCGCTACGTCGACCCGCAGGGATTCAACCCGCGTGCCGACATCAATCGCACCTTCACGACGGCCGTCGACATTCAGCCAATTATCAAGGCGGGCCCGTACGACGGGTCGGATGATGAAATTTACGATTCCCGATTCAAGTCCGGTTCCAACCTCGTAACAGGAACTCAAGCCAAGCCGTTCGTGGTTCAGCCTGGTGCGGCGTACACCCAGCAGGTCACCATGAAGGTGGTGGATGCCGGAACCGTGACCTACGAAATTGGTATCAACCCGCCAGCAGGGGCGACCTACGTCGCAGGTCGTCGCACCGATGACACGGGCAAGAACATCATTCGGCGTGGTAAGGCCGACGGTACCGCGTCGTTGGAGAACGGCGGTGGTGATTCCCGTTCTATTTGGGGCACGACCGGTGAGGTGAAGTATGGCGCGTTTTACGCATTCACCTGGCGCGGTACTGCGCCGAAGGTGAACCCCGGCTACGTCGCGTTGGACGCGTATAGCACGTTGGGCAACCTCAACCGCACGTTCGTGATCGAGGGCGACTTCAAAGCCCCGACGACACCGGGTCTTTACCTATCGCAGATGGGTTACTTCAAGTTCCGCACGGGCCCGACCCACTTCCTCCGTCTCATGGACAACGGCTACATTCGCGTTGCGGAGCCGAAGCTTCCGGACCGCAAGCAGCGCACCAACTCCACAGTTAAGGTTGCGGCCAACCAGAAGTTCGTCGCTAAGCAAGCGGGGAACCTCGAGATCACCGTTACCCCGTCCAACGCCAGCGGTACCGTGACCGTGAAGCATGGAGACAGGGTTATTGTGAATGGTGCTTCCGTGACAGGGGGCAAGGCGTCGATCGCGAACGTGAAATTCGATGAGCCGGGCACGCCTGAGCTCACCCTCGAGTTCACGTCCACGACTCCGGGCGTGAACAACTCCACTGGCAAGGGCAATGTCACGGTCGTCGAGCCGGCAGCCACGACCACCTTGGAGCTGGAGGTTCCTAAGTACGCAGTCGTGGGTGATTTCACTCCGCTGAAAGCCAAGGTTGCCCCGGCTGCTGCAGGCCGCATCGACTTCTACGACGGCGAGACGCTTATCGACGGTAGTGACGTCGACGATGAGGGCAACGGATCCATCGATGCTGTCCTTGAGAATGAGGGCGACCGTACGATTCGTGCAGTTTTCGTGCCCGGGGACAAGGAGAAGTTCGAGGGCAGCGAGGACACCCAGACGCTCAAGGTCTACGCGGAGGAGCCCCAAGCCGAGGTGAACGAGCCGGAGGCCAATACAAATCCTGCCCCGGTCGTCATTGGTTCCGAAGATCCGAAGCCGGAAGACTACATCGCCAACGCTGGTGACCTGCCGGACGGCACCAAGTACGAGTGGAAGGACAAGCCCGACTTCACGAAGGAAGGTGAGCAGGACGCCACCGTCGTGGTGACCTACCCGGACGGCTCTGTTGACGAGGTGCCGGTCAAGGTGATCGTCGAGAAGCCAAAGAGCTCGAACCCGAGCACTACATCGGCTGCTGCTCCAACTACGACGAGCGCCGCAACAAGCACGGCACCTACGACCACGACCTCAGCCGCCACGTCAACGGCTGCTACCTCGACGACTTCCACCACGACTGCGGCGTCGAGCGCTACCTCCACGACGACTTCCGGTAAGGCCACTACGACCACATCCGCTACTTCCACGGCAGCTACTACGCCTAGAACCACGTCTGGCACCAAGCCGACGACTACTGCGGCTCCTACGAAGCCGACGGCAACGGCAACGAACACCACTACGGCTACGGCAGTGGCAACGACAACGGCCACCGAGACTAAGTCGGACGCCGACACGTACAACCCGAAGCCGATTAGCACGGTGCCGACGGTCAGTGACGGCAAGCTTCCTGCGCCGGCGGGCCTGATCGCGAATGTCGATAAGCTGCCGGGCGGCACTGTCGTTTCGTGGGATCAAAAGCCTGATTTGACCAAGAGCGGAGACAATAAGGGAACGATCAAGATTGCGTATCCGGATGGCACGGCCGATCAGGTGGAGGTGACCGTTCCGGTGAAGGCGGTGACAACGGCAACGGCAACGGCAACGGCAACGTCCACCGCCGGTACGAAACCGACGACAGGCGTACAAACCACAACTGCGACTACCTCGGCTACTGCGCCGACGATCACAACTACTACGACCAGTGCGCAGCCAAGTACAACGACCGAGAAGCAGTCCTCCGGTTCTTCACAAAAGGAGCAGAACCAAGGCTCCTCCGCGCCGACGTGGCTGAAGGTGCTGCTTGGCATCTTGTTCACCGTCATTGGAATCGGCGCCGGGTTCTTCGCGTGGAACCAGTTCGGTCCGAAATAA
- a CDS encoding toxin-antitoxin system HicB family antitoxin, which yields MRISSSLHRELCMDAAREGVSLNAWVSYKLAKT from the coding sequence GTGCGGATAAGCAGCTCCCTTCACCGGGAACTTTGCATGGATGCAGCGCGCGAAGGCGTTTCCCTCAATGCTTGGGTGAGTTACAAGTTGGCAAAGACGTAA
- a CDS encoding Ig-like domain repeat protein → MPKRFPFRTAIAGLTALAIASPVVAPVNTSLLAAAVAQVREDLSTRNKLVFKARPNTPSDNPAEVAYRTEGTFSVQVPNPEPNSKVQFFLDGVAQGEPVAITNGYASITVKPTSFTTDAFKHVVTARYVDPNGFNVRADVTKEFATKLTEAAVPKEVKSQNITDEEIRDNRYSFTINGSSKTDSNPLALKQGQEFTLTGSNSFSGRGFTNVWEIGLNPPSGTEFVSAKRTDRTASVAYQGADSNGVGIRVHQDADGNWGVPGNPKANPGNAFITFRPDDFKMYNAQKAEVEGKFKAPQTPGIYYPQFAIFKYTGITGGNKTRYMHRMDTAVFRVTSPELPERYLRKQVTVALAPEQKLQATVDGTLVATVSPKASGTVTFIRPGSNGTQDEQLGTAGIVNGEAKLYPVNFETHGEQDIKLKFIPAQGTDWAESEGTGQVYVEHAPAQATSITLTLPSETVQGVKFDASASVDQKVDGTIQFYSVVEEQGTKIDVKYGEPIPVNEANDWTAKVQPQLFKLGLQTAKAVFTPNDTKAYKGSEKTQDIYIKQPTTTITLSAEEGKKVGEDVKITAKIDPAVAGTIVFTDGDKALDTKSVAAGTSEVTITKSFNTAGSHALKAVFTPLDNVTYPTAESTTNLVIGDRNKIDTTLELRSDKSELTVGESAIVTAKVPTGVEGRVMFDDGTGVQAFAPVDPATGEAKFTYIPRTDGKKTVQAEFVPINASAATHNGTTKSVDITVKAASSVNQDTNLVLTGPKSVTEGDSITLTAFVNPRGATGTVQFSDGTGPIGEAVTIKNGKAEITVPNASLGDYQYMAAYNPTGAFNATLPATHAVKVNPKPAPVTNTVTATATPSTVTTTATTTKTEPTTTTKVESTTTTETTTVEKPTTITSVTTKTEPTTTTKVESTTTTETTTVEKPTTITSVTTKTEPTTTTKVESTTTTETTTVEKPTTITSVTTKTEPTTTTKVESTTTTETTTTTATPSTVTTTATTTKTEPTTTTKVESTTTTETTTTTATPSTVTTTATTTKTEPTTTTKVEPTTTTATTTVEKPTTVTSVTTKTEPTTTTKVESTTTTATTTVEKPTTATATTTVGEVTKSTTATTTETKTDTTTVEKPTTLSTTVKETATETVEKPTTVVKPTTVTAKETVTTKETATERATTTVDRPTTVTEKETVTTTATNNVTTTQQVPGATGTLPAPAVDASKVVETPAGRDVTLTASTTPGTKGEIVFVTKDGQVLGKAPIGKDGTAKLTHSFTTPGSYEIQSYVQAPDGTKGQKSPSFTVTVADKGGSSVKLGAGSADSSSTDNKTALYAGIGVLLAFLLGAISIALLGHPAVKKFFASIGIHY, encoded by the coding sequence ATGCCCAAGCGTTTCCCATTCCGAACCGCCATCGCCGGTCTGACCGCCCTGGCCATCGCCTCCCCCGTCGTCGCCCCGGTGAACACCTCCTTGCTCGCCGCAGCCGTTGCCCAGGTCCGCGAGGATCTGTCCACTCGCAACAAGCTGGTGTTCAAGGCTCGCCCAAATACCCCATCTGACAACCCCGCCGAGGTCGCTTACAGGACCGAGGGCACCTTCTCGGTTCAGGTCCCCAACCCGGAGCCAAACAGCAAGGTCCAGTTCTTCCTCGACGGCGTAGCCCAAGGCGAACCGGTTGCAATCACGAACGGCTACGCCTCCATCACGGTGAAGCCGACGTCATTCACTACCGACGCCTTCAAGCACGTCGTCACCGCACGTTACGTTGACCCCAATGGATTCAACGTTCGCGCTGATGTGACCAAGGAATTTGCGACCAAACTGACCGAGGCGGCCGTACCAAAAGAAGTGAAGTCGCAAAACATCACAGATGAGGAGATCAGGGACAACCGGTACTCATTCACCATCAATGGTTCCAGCAAAACGGACAGCAATCCCCTAGCTTTGAAGCAGGGCCAAGAATTCACCCTGACCGGATCTAATAGCTTCTCTGGACGTGGCTTCACCAACGTTTGGGAGATCGGCCTAAACCCACCCTCAGGAACTGAGTTCGTATCGGCTAAGCGCACGGACAGAACCGCCAGTGTTGCTTACCAAGGCGCTGACTCCAACGGCGTGGGCATCCGAGTGCATCAGGACGCGGACGGAAACTGGGGAGTGCCCGGAAATCCGAAGGCAAACCCCGGCAACGCGTTTATTACCTTCCGCCCGGATGACTTCAAAATGTACAATGCCCAAAAAGCTGAGGTAGAAGGAAAGTTCAAGGCACCGCAAACCCCGGGTATCTACTACCCTCAGTTCGCCATCTTTAAGTACACCGGAATAACAGGTGGCAATAAGACGCGCTACATGCACCGCATGGACACCGCTGTGTTCCGAGTCACTTCGCCGGAGCTGCCAGAGCGCTACCTCCGCAAACAGGTGACCGTCGCCTTGGCCCCCGAACAAAAGCTTCAGGCTACCGTCGACGGCACCTTGGTAGCGACTGTTTCGCCCAAAGCATCAGGAACGGTGACGTTTATCCGCCCAGGTTCCAACGGCACGCAAGACGAGCAGCTGGGCACAGCAGGAATCGTGAACGGCGAAGCGAAACTTTACCCAGTAAACTTCGAAACCCACGGCGAGCAGGACATCAAGCTTAAGTTCATCCCAGCTCAAGGCACCGACTGGGCGGAGTCTGAGGGAACCGGGCAGGTGTATGTCGAGCACGCTCCGGCGCAGGCTACCAGTATCACCCTTACTCTGCCTTCGGAAACCGTCCAGGGTGTCAAGTTCGATGCCTCTGCCTCGGTCGATCAGAAAGTCGATGGAACGATCCAGTTCTACTCGGTGGTAGAAGAGCAGGGTACCAAGATCGACGTAAAGTACGGCGAACCCATCCCGGTCAATGAAGCAAACGACTGGACTGCAAAGGTCCAGCCACAGCTGTTCAAACTCGGTCTGCAAACCGCCAAGGCCGTCTTCACGCCTAATGACACCAAGGCCTACAAGGGTTCCGAAAAGACCCAGGACATCTATATCAAGCAGCCGACGACGACAATCACCCTCTCAGCCGAAGAGGGTAAGAAGGTCGGCGAGGATGTCAAAATCACCGCCAAGATCGACCCAGCTGTGGCTGGCACGATCGTTTTCACCGACGGTGATAAGGCATTGGACACCAAGTCGGTCGCCGCTGGTACGAGCGAAGTTACAATCACTAAGTCGTTCAATACTGCCGGAAGTCACGCGCTGAAAGCTGTGTTCACTCCGCTCGACAACGTGACATACCCGACCGCTGAAAGCACGACAAATCTGGTTATCGGCGACCGGAACAAGATCGACACGACGCTTGAGCTTCGCTCGGACAAGTCTGAGCTGACCGTGGGCGAATCCGCCATCGTCACCGCTAAGGTTCCTACCGGAGTCGAAGGCCGCGTGATGTTTGACGACGGCACCGGTGTCCAAGCTTTTGCGCCGGTGGACCCAGCCACTGGTGAGGCGAAGTTCACCTACATCCCGCGCACCGACGGCAAGAAGACAGTCCAGGCTGAGTTTGTCCCCATCAACGCATCTGCAGCCACCCACAACGGCACGACGAAGAGCGTCGACATCACCGTGAAAGCGGCAAGCAGCGTTAATCAGGATACGAACCTCGTGCTCACCGGCCCGAAGTCCGTTACCGAAGGCGACTCAATCACGCTGACAGCCTTCGTCAACCCGAGGGGCGCCACGGGAACCGTTCAGTTCTCAGATGGAACCGGTCCTATCGGAGAGGCAGTCACGATCAAGAACGGCAAAGCGGAAATCACCGTGCCTAATGCATCGCTTGGTGACTACCAGTACATGGCAGCGTACAACCCGACCGGCGCCTTCAACGCCACGCTCCCAGCGACGCACGCCGTGAAGGTCAACCCGAAACCAGCTCCGGTGACCAATACCGTGACCGCGACGGCTACCCCATCCACCGTCACCACCACGGCAACAACGACCAAGACGGAGCCGACCACAACCACCAAGGTCGAATCGACAACGACTACGGAGACAACCACCGTCGAGAAGCCGACGACCATTACGTCGGTGACGACCAAGACCGAACCGACCACAACCACCAAGGTCGAATCGACAACGACTACGGAGACAACCACCGTCGAGAAGCCGACGACCATTACGTCGGTGACGACCAAGACCGAACCGACCACAACCACCAAGGTCGAATCGACAACGACTACGGAGACAACCACCGTCGAGAAGCCGACGACCATTACGTCGGTGACGACGAAGACGGAACCGACCACAACCACCAAGGTCGAATCGACAACGACCACGGAAACGACCACCACAACGGCTACCCCGTCAACCGTGACCACCACGGCAACAACGACCAAGACGGAGCCGACCACAACCACCAAGGTCGAATCGACAACGACTACAGAAACGACCACCACAACGGCTACCCCGTCAACCGTGACCACCACGGCAACAACGACCAAGACGGAGCCGACCACGACCACCAAGGTCGAGCCGACTACGACTACGGCGACGACCACCGTTGAGAAGCCGACGACCGTCACGTCGGTGACGACCAAGACCGAGCCGACCACGACCACCAAGGTCGAATCGACAACGACCACGGCGACCACCACCGTCGAGAAGCCGACGACCGCTACGGCCACGACGACTGTCGGTGAGGTCACCAAGTCGACAACGGCAACGACGACGGAGACGAAGACGGATACAACGACCGTCGAGAAGCCAACGACGCTCTCCACGACGGTGAAGGAGACGGCGACTGAGACCGTCGAGAAGCCGACGACTGTGGTGAAGCCGACGACCGTGACGGCCAAGGAAACGGTGACCACAAAGGAAACCGCAACCGAGCGTGCGACGACCACTGTGGACCGTCCGACGACCGTCACAGAGAAGGAGACCGTCACCACGACGGCGACCAACAATGTGACCACCACGCAGCAGGTCCCAGGTGCGACGGGTACGCTTCCGGCGCCGGCTGTGGATGCGTCGAAGGTTGTGGAGACCCCCGCTGGCCGCGACGTCACGCTCACCGCGTCCACGACGCCGGGTACGAAGGGCGAGATCGTCTTTGTGACCAAGGACGGCCAGGTCCTGGGCAAGGCGCCTATCGGCAAGGACGGCACCGCGAAGCTGACCCACAGCTTCACCACTCCGGGTTCCTACGAGATCCAGTCCTACGTCCAAGCACCCGACGGCACGAAGGGCCAGAAGTCCCCGAGCTTCACCGTCACCGTTGCGGACAAGGGCGGCTCGAGCGTCAAGCTCGGTGCAGGCTCCGCGGACAGCTCCAGCACGGACAACAAGACCGCGCTCTACGCCGGAATCGGTGTTCTGCTGGCCTTCCTGCTGGGCGCGATCAGCATCGCTCTGCTGGGTCACCCGGCTGTGAAGAAGTTCTTCGCGAGCATCGGGATTCACTACTAA
- a CDS encoding antitoxin HicB, whose translation MTITAEKYTYQTFWSEEDREFVTTVAEFPRLSWLDSTLQGSQDGMRNLIEEILEDMRSNGE comes from the coding sequence ATGACTATCACTGCCGAAAAATATACGTACCAGACCTTCTGGTCAGAGGAGGACCGCGAATTCGTCACCACGGTAGCGGAGTTCCCTCGTCTTTCATGGTTGGATTCCACTCTTCAGGGATCGCAAGATGGAATGCGGAACCTCATCGAAGAGATTCTTGAGGACATGCGAAGTAACGGTGAGTAA